From one Culex quinquefasciatus strain JHB chromosome 3, VPISU_Cqui_1.0_pri_paternal, whole genome shotgun sequence genomic stretch:
- the LOC119770822 gene encoding LOW QUALITY PROTEIN: uncharacterized protein K02A2.6-like (The sequence of the model RefSeq protein was modified relative to this genomic sequence to represent the inferred CDS: inserted 1 base in 1 codon; deleted 1 base in 1 codon), translating to MDTMLCGLPRTCPYLDDIIVGGRTRQELKLNLQQVFQRLQEYGFTVKLSKCRFFMNQVKYLGQLLDAEGIRPDPEKIAAVVNMPXPHDVSTLRSYLGAINYYGKFIKEMRKFRQPLDDLLRKGAKFEWSADCQRSFDRFKEILQSLLLTHYNPRLDIVVSADASNVGIGARIAHRFPDGTEKAIYHASRSLTPAEKNYSQIEKEALALVYAVTKFHRMIYGRNFLLQTDHKPLLSIFGSKQGIPAYTANRLQRWALTMLLYDFHIEHIATDHFGHADILSRLINAHVKPDEDFVIASIELERSICSIVSQSLGFLPVTYKVIAAETEGDETLQKVKHYVIHGWPENKKAVEGAEIQQFFARREALSIAHKCLMYGERIIIPKKLQKRVLQQLHKGHPGIERSRSLARNYVYWPNIDDHISNLIKACNECAAVAKTDTKTALSSWPIPERPWQRLHVDYAGPVDGTYFLVLVDALSKWPEVVPTRRITTEKTLAILRNIFSRFGMPEVLVSDNGRQFCSEHFERYCDVNGIMHLKTAPYHPQSNGQAERFVDTFKRTLKKIQAGGEELEEAIDTFLQCYRSTPCRSAPEGKSPAEVLLGGRIRTSLELMKPPSSFYKDSSSKQDQQFDRKHGAKAKNFEPKDGVFAKVHHGNEWSWVPGEVVERIGTVMYNVWLPDRQQLIRSHSNQLRKRHGGADATEAESQPTIPLDLLLNTWGIKPPGPSESPEPAGSPEASLPYPDSPLTYPEDEQLNELQQEFLRELMQPPERRRPRRPQSPAVPAVAPAGRPVRNRKAPSRYEPYHLY from the exons ATGGACACGATGCTGTGCGGACTGCCGCGCACCTGTCCGTACCTGGACGATATCATCGTTGGCGGTCGAACGCGGCAGGAGCTCAAGCTAAATCTTCAGCAGGTTTTCCAGCGCCTGCAAGAGTACGGGTTCACCGTGAAGCTCAGTAAGTGCCGCTTCTTCATGAACCAGGTCAAGTACCTGGGCCAGCTGCTGGACGCCGAAGGTATTCGCCCCGACCCGGAGAAGATTGCCGCCGTCGTGAACATGC GCCCTCACGACGTTTCCACACTTCGGTCGTACCTGGGTGCGATAAACTATTATGGGAAGTTCATCAAGGAGATGCGGAAGTTTCGGCAGCCGCTGGACGACCTGCTCCGGAAGGGTGCCAAGTTCGAGTGGTCGGCCGACTGTCAACGCTCATTCGACCGCTTCAAGGAAATCCTGCAGTCT CTCTTGCTCACCCACTACAATCCGCGTCTGGACATCGTGGTCTCCGCGGACGCATCCAACGTGGGCATCGGCGCCCGCATCGCACACCGCTTCCCGGACGGCACCGAGAAGGCAATCTACCACGCGTCCAGAAGTCTGACTCCGGCGGAAAAGAATTACAGCCAGATCGAAAAGGAAGCCCTCGCTCTGGTGTACGCCGTGACCAAATTTCACCGGATGATCTACGGACGCAACTTCCTCCTGCAAACGGACCATAAACCACTTCTCTCGATTTTTGGTTCGAAGCAAGGAATACCGGCGTACACTGCTAACCGCCTGCAACGGTGGGCTTTAACGATGCTTCTCTATGATTTCCACATAGAGCATATCGCTACCGATCACTTTGGGCACGCTGACATTCTATCTCGCCTGATTAATGCTCATGTTAAACCGGATGAAGATTTTGTTATTGCGTCGATAGAGCTTGAGAGGTCGATCTGCAGCATTGTGAGCCAGTCTTTGGGATTCTTGCCGGTCACCTACAAGGTGATTGCCGCAGAGACTGAGGGAGACGAAACCCTGCAGAAGGTGAAGCACTACGTCATCCACGGCTGGCCGGAGAACAAGAAAGCTGTCGAAGGCGCAGAAATCCAGCAGTTCTTCGCTCGTCGTGAGGCACTCAGCATCGCTCACAAGTGTCTCATGTATGGAGAGCGGATCATCATCCCCAAGAAGCTGCAGAAGCGGGTGCTCCAGCAGCTGCACAAGGGCCATCCGGGCATCGAGCGATCGCGGTCGCTGGCGCGGAACTACGTGTATTGGCCGAACATCGATGATCACATCTCCAACTTGATCAAAGCTTGCAACGAGTGTGCTGCGGTGGCCAAAACTGACACGAAAACAGCGCTCTCATCGTGGCCCATCCCGGAGCGGCCATGGCAGAGGCTGCACGTCGACTACGCCGGACCGGTGGACGGAACGTACTTTCTGGTCCTGGTCGACGCCCTCTCGAAGTGGCCGGAAGTGGTTCCAACGCGGCGGATCACCACGGAGAAGACCCTGGCCATCCTGCGTAACATCTTCTCGAGATTCGGCATGCCGGAGGTGCTGGTCTCCGACAACGGCCGGCAGTTTTGCAGCGAGCACTTCGAGAGGTACTGTGACGTCAACGGTATCATGCACCTCAAGACCGCGCCGTACCACCCGCAGAGCAACGGCCAAGCTGAGAGGTTTGTTGATACTTTTAAACGTACACTCAAGAAAATTCAAGCAGGAGGGGAGGAACTAGAAGAAGCGATCGACACTTTCCTCCAGTGTTACCGGTCCACACCGTGCCGCAGCGCTCCAGAGGGGAAATCTCCAGCGGAAGTTCTTCTCGGCGGTCGCATCCGTACCTCGCTCGAGCTGATGAAACCACCAAGCAGCTTCTACAAGGACTCCAGTTCCAAGCAAGATCAGCAGTTCGACCGTAAACATGGTGCCAAGGCGAAGAACTTCGAGCCCAAAGACGGAGTGTTTGCGAAGGTTCACCACGGCAACGAGTGGAGCTGGGTGCCAGGTGAAGTCGTGGAGCGGATCGGGACGGTCATGTACAACGTGTGGTTACCAGACCGTCAGCAGCTGATCAGATCCCACAGCAACCAGTTGCGCAAGCGCCACGGAGGTGCTGACGCCACTGAAGCGGAGTCTCAACCAACCATTCCACTGGATCTGCTACTCAACACGTGGGGCATCAAACCTCCCGGGCCATCGGAGTCTCCGGAACCGGCGGGTTCACCGGAAGCTTCGCTGCCGTACCCGGACAGCCCGCTGACGTATCCTGAGGATGAGCAGCTGAACGAGTTGCAGCAGGAGTTCCTCCGCGAGTTGatgcagccgcccgaacgacgTCGTCCAAGACGACCCCAATCGCCAGCTGTTCCTGCGGTGGCTCCTGCCGGACGACCAGTCCGCAACCGGAAAGCGCCGAGTCGCTACGAGCCGTACCATCTATACTAA
- the LOC119770817 gene encoding uncharacterized protein K02A2.6-like: MSNPPGINKSGSAGSGQASGEQPFKDTIIQLLANQHALMEELTEQVKNLQAAPRNELVLDSWPRTSRNLFDADASSLDDAAKVRLLLRKLSPAAHDRYTSFILPKVPKDFKFKETVDKLKSIFGTPVSIFHRRYQCLQTAKDESEDLISYSCRVNRACVDFQLKKLDEEQLKCLVFVCGLTAAKDSDIRMRLLSKINESQGMTLEKIVEECKSLATLKQDTVLIGSHASSSVQLSTNAVRTETKQKPKGKFGGKQRDNIPKSPCWSCGGMHYMDECKFREHKCRDCNRVGHREGYCSCFSAKNRTKKEHKFQPKPQQKQRSSKSVTVGSIQQGRRYTTVGINGVPVELQLDSGSDITILSYQNWEKAGRPPTVPPDCSARAASGDKLNISGMFSATISIGGVHKQGKCYVSGPQLNLNVLGADAMDKFGLWDVPLSSICNLVASADEDADVAELKSRFADVFSDRAGVCKKTQVHLDLKPDAKPVMSCSDSKIWASSPRSRTRIGPRPSWSCGNRIALSGSVPIIRPG; this comes from the exons ATGTCCAACCCACCGGGAATCAACAAATCCGGAAGCGCTGGATCCGGTCAAGCGAGCGGGGAACAACCGTTCAAGGACACCATCATCCAGCTGCTCGCCAATCAACACGCGCTGATGGAGGAGCTCACCGAACAGGTGAAGAACCTGCAGGCGGCGCCCCGGAACGAGCTGGTGCTGGACTCCTGGCCACGAACATCACGGA ATTTGTTCGACGCCGACGCGTCGTCGCTCGATGACGCTGCGAAAGTCCGGCTGCTTCTGCGGAAGTTGTCCCCGGCCGCGCACGACCGGTACACGTCGTTCATCCTCCCGAAGGTTCCAAAGGACTTCAAGTTCAAGGAGACCGTCGACAAGCTCAAATCCATTTTCGGCACACCCGTGTCGATCTTCCATCGTCGCTATCAATGTCTGCAGACAGCGAAGGACGAGTCAGAGGATTTGATCAGCTATTCCTGCAGAGTCAACCGCGCCTGCGTGGACTTCCAGCTGAAGAAGCTCGACGAGGAACAACTGAAGTGCCTGGTGTTTGTGTGTGGACTTACGGCTGCCAAGGACTCAGACATCCGTATGCGTCTGTTGTCCAAGATCAACGAATCTCAGGGCATGACCCTCGAGAAGATCGTAGAGGAATGCAAATCGCTCGCTACTCTCAAGCAGGACACCGTCCTAATTGGGAGCCATGCATCCTCCTCCGTGCAGCTGTCCACAAACGCGGTCCGGACCGAGACGAAGCAGAAGCCCAAGGGGAAGTTCGGAGGCAAGCAGCGCGACAACATCCCGAAATCACCGTGCTGGTCGTGCGGCGGAATGCACTATATGGACGAGTGCAAGTTTCGGGAGCACAAGTGCCGGGACTGCAACAGAGTGGGACATCGCGAAGGCTACTGTTCCTGCTTCTCAGCAAAGAACCGGACCAAGAAGGAGCACAAGTTCCAGCCGAAGCCGCAGCAGAAGCAACGCTCGAGCAAGAGCGTGACCGTCGGCAGCATCCAGCAGGGTCGGCGCTACACAACCGTCGGCATCAACGGCGTGCCGGTGGAGCTTCAACTAGATTCCGGCTCGGATATCACCATTCTCTCATATCAGAACTGGGAGAAAGCTGGACGTCCTCCAACGGTTCCACCGGACTGCTCTGCGAGGGCAGCCTCCGGGGACAAGCTGAACATCTCTGGGATGTTTTCGGCTACCATCAGCATCGGCGGAGTCCACAAACAAGGCAAGTGCTACGTGAGTGGACCGCAGCTTAACCTCAACGTCCTCGGAGCCGACGCCATGGACAAGTTTGGCCTCTGGGATGTTCCACTGTCGTCCATCTGCAACCTGGTGGCCAGTGCGGACGAAGACGCTGACGTTGCCGAGCTGAAGTCGCGGTTTGCGGACGTGTTCAGCGATCGCGCTGGTGTCTGCAAGAAGACGCAGGTTCACCTCGACCTGAAGCCAGATGCGAAGCCTGT GATGAGCTGCAGCGACTCCAAGATCTGGGCATCATCACCCCGGTCACGTACGCGGATTGGGCCGCGCCCATCGTGGTCGTGCGGAAACCGGATCGCTCTATCCGGATCTGTGCCGATTATTCGACCGGGCTGA